A region from the Flavobacteriales bacterium genome encodes:
- a CDS encoding AAA family ATPase — protein sequence MVDRIQLLRNIGQFENVSPGQQTGLTKLTLIYAENGRGKTTLASILRSLGTNSPTPIIERHRLGAPHSPHVVIDVNGRSHTFQNGAWSAPLSDIAIFDDNFVAQNVCSGIEIETGHKQNLHELILGAQGVALNATLKTHVDEVEVHNRALKTKEAAIPAAERGTLTVDAFCALPVNVNIEAEVKAAERNLAAARAADAIKQQPSFQALELPAFDAAAINAVLQSDLPGLQADTTALVKRHLAKLGKGAEAWVGEGMQKIPAASAGETGEECPFCAQGLEHARIIPHYQAYFSEGYAALKQAITDHGKAVATAHDGEVQSAFERAVRLAIQTGDFWRKFTEVPVITVDTAEIARAWKASREPVLAILRAKLASPLEKMALTQEIVDDIAAYDAHRDVIAAISRTLSDSNAQISAVKEKAATANVVTLNAELTKLKMTLARHSPTIAPLCQAYLDEKSAKKATELLRDKARAALDQYRASIFTRYEAAINTYLGRFNAGFRLAGVSSQNHRGGSSCTYSVLINNVTVPLIADDGPSFKNSMSAGDRNTLALAFYFASLDQDLALAQKIVVIDDPMTSLDEHRSLATVQEMRTLAKRVKQVIVLSHSKPFLCQIWEGSDKDTRSALRIIRSGQSASSIDAWDVHQDCITEHDKRHAMIQHYITMGHSGKEREVAAALRHVLEAFLRVAYPAHFPPGKLLGHFHNECDQALTTSATILNQVDTVELRHLMDYANRFHHDTNPAYATATINDQELVDHATRTMKFARRA from the coding sequence ATGGTAGACCGCATACAACTCCTTAGGAATATTGGCCAGTTCGAGAACGTGTCTCCGGGCCAGCAAACGGGCCTTACAAAGCTGACTTTGATCTATGCCGAGAACGGCCGGGGAAAGACCACGCTAGCCAGCATTCTGCGCTCATTGGGCACGAATAGCCCGACTCCGATTATCGAACGCCATAGACTAGGTGCTCCGCATTCGCCCCATGTCGTCATCGATGTGAATGGTCGGTCGCATACCTTTCAGAATGGTGCATGGTCAGCTCCGCTTTCGGACATCGCCATATTTGACGACAATTTCGTCGCGCAGAATGTTTGTTCAGGCATCGAGATTGAGACGGGCCACAAGCAAAACCTGCATGAGCTTATACTGGGTGCACAAGGCGTCGCCTTGAATGCTACCTTGAAAACTCATGTCGATGAGGTTGAGGTGCATAACCGCGCCTTGAAGACAAAAGAGGCCGCCATACCGGCAGCCGAACGCGGCACGTTGACTGTGGACGCCTTTTGTGCCCTGCCGGTGAACGTCAATATCGAGGCCGAGGTTAAGGCGGCCGAGCGCAATCTGGCCGCTGCCCGCGCCGCCGATGCAATCAAGCAGCAACCAAGCTTCCAAGCGCTTGAATTGCCGGCTTTCGACGCTGCGGCCATAAATGCGGTGCTTCAAAGTGATCTACCTGGATTGCAGGCGGACACCACCGCCCTTGTGAAGCGCCATCTTGCCAAGCTGGGTAAGGGGGCTGAAGCCTGGGTTGGTGAGGGGATGCAGAAGATTCCGGCCGCATCGGCTGGTGAAACGGGCGAGGAATGCCCCTTCTGTGCTCAGGGGCTTGAGCATGCCCGCATAATCCCGCATTATCAAGCCTATTTCAGTGAGGGCTATGCTGCACTGAAACAGGCAATCACAGACCACGGTAAGGCGGTGGCAACCGCCCATGATGGAGAAGTACAGTCAGCCTTTGAACGTGCCGTGCGACTGGCCATTCAGACTGGCGACTTCTGGCGGAAATTCACTGAGGTGCCAGTCATTACCGTTGATACCGCCGAAATCGCGCGCGCTTGGAAGGCCTCGCGCGAGCCTGTCTTAGCCATCCTTCGAGCCAAGCTGGCATCGCCGCTCGAAAAGATGGCCCTCACGCAGGAGATCGTGGACGACATTGCCGCGTATGACGCGCATCGCGATGTCATAGCCGCCATATCCAGAACTCTGTCGGATAGCAATGCGCAGATTTCCGCGGTGAAGGAGAAAGCCGCCACCGCCAATGTTGTCACTTTGAATGCCGAGCTGACCAAGTTGAAGATGACCTTGGCGCGACATAGCCCGACCATCGCGCCGCTATGCCAGGCATATCTTGACGAAAAGAGCGCCAAGAAGGCGACCGAACTATTACGTGACAAGGCAAGGGCGGCTCTGGATCAATACCGCGCTAGCATCTTCACGCGGTATGAAGCGGCGATTAACACTTACCTCGGGAGATTCAATGCAGGCTTCCGGCTCGCCGGAGTGAGTTCTCAAAACCACAGGGGCGGATCATCCTGCACATACAGTGTCCTTATCAACAATGTAACCGTTCCGTTGATCGCGGATGACGGGCCATCTTTCAAGAATAGCATGAGCGCTGGTGACAGGAACACTTTGGCATTGGCGTTCTACTTTGCTTCCCTCGATCAGGACTTGGCGCTTGCTCAAAAGATTGTGGTGATTGACGACCCGATGACCAGTCTCGACGAACACAGGTCACTTGCCACCGTTCAGGAAATGCGCACCCTGGCCAAGCGCGTGAAGCAGGTGATTGTGTTGTCCCATTCCAAACCTTTCCTGTGCCAGATATGGGAGGGTTCGGACAAGGATACCCGCAGCGCACTGAGAATCATTCGCAGTGGTCAATCAGCATCATCTATAGATGCATGGGATGTTCATCAGGATTGCATCACCGAACACGACAAGCGGCACGCCATGATCCAGCACTATATCACCATGGGGCACTCTGGAAAAGAGCGCGAAGTTGCGGCGGCTCTGCGCCATGTTCTGGAAGCTTTCCTTCGCGTTGCGTATCCCGCTCATTTTCCACCAGGGAAACTGCTCGGACACTTCCACAATGAGTGCGACCAAGCACTCACTACCAGCGCCACAATCTTAAATCAGGTAGACACGGTCGAGCTTCGCCATTTGATGGACTATGCGAACAGGTTTCACCATGACACCAACCCGGCCTATGCGACGGCGACCATCAATGATCAAGAACTTGTTGATCATGCTACTCGAACGATGAAATTTGCGAGAAGAGCTTGA